DNA sequence from the Daphnia pulex isolate KAP4 chromosome 8, ASM2113471v1 genome:
AatcatttgtattttttatcaaaGGTTATCCTGGTTGCTCTGatcgctgttgctgctggtcaGATGGCTCTGCCATTTGGTTCCTACGCTGCTGGTGTTTCTCCAATGAATTACGCTTACTCTGCGCCATTCACTTTCACCAACCCCCCGGCATATGGAGCTGCTCCAACTGCTTACGCCGCTGCTCCAGTTGCTTActccgccgccgctgcccCAGTTGCTTACGCCGCTGCCCCCTTCCCTTATGTTGCCCCTGGCCCCATCTCCTACCAGACCGGCGCCAAAGTCGTGGCCAAGTACGAACCCGTCGAACAACACGGATAC
Encoded proteins:
- the LOC124200398 gene encoding uncharacterized protein LOC124200398; this translates as MKFLVILVALIAVAAGQMALPFGSYAAGVSPMNYAYSAPFTFTNPPAYGAAPTAYAAAPVAYSAAAAPVAYAAAPFPYVAPGPISYQTGAKVVAKYEPVEQHGYQIAY